The Salvelinus namaycush isolate Seneca chromosome 8, SaNama_1.0, whole genome shotgun sequence genome has a segment encoding these proteins:
- the LOC120052576 gene encoding DCN1-like protein 4 isoform X3, which yields MPPRKKRRPTTGDDLSAKKSRQDSVFRKHEAPQIREEETFSSKRCLEWFYEYAGETQGCDDVVGPEGMEKFCEDIGVEPENVVMLVLAWKLDAQSMGYFTLQEWLKGMGSLQCDSTERLRNSLDYLRSVLNDTTNFKLIYRYAFDFAREKDQRSLDLNTAKCMLGLLLGKTWPLFPVFNQFLEQSKYKVINKDQWCNVLEFSRTINLDLSNYDEDGAWPVLLDEFVEWYKEREMS from the exons ATGCCTCCTAGGAAAAAGAGGAGACCCACTACTGGAGATGATCTGTCAGCTAAGAAGAGTCGCCAGGACAG TGTTTTTAGAAAACATGAGGCACCACAAATCCGAGAGGAAGAGACCTTCTCCAGTAAAAGATGTCTGGAGTGGTTCTATGAGTACGCAGGTGAGACACAAG GCTGTGATGATGTCGTGGGGCCAGAGGGAATGGAGAAGTTCTGTGAAGATATTGGAGTGGAACCAGAAAAT GTGGTGATGCTGGTTTTGGCCTGGAAGCTAGATGCCCAGAGTATGGGCTACTTCACCCTACAGGAGTGGTTGAAAGGCATGGGCTCCCTGCA GTGTGACTCCACAGAGAGGCTGAGGAACTCCCTGGACTACTTGAGGTCTGTCCTAAATGACACCACCAACTTTAAGCTCATTTACAGATACGCCTTCGATTTTGCTCGG GAAAAGGACCAGAGGAGTTTAGACCTGAACACAGCCAAGTGCATGCTGGGGCTTCTCCTGGGGAAGACGTGGCCACTGTTTCCTGTGTTCAATCAGTTTTTAGAG CAATCCAAGTATAAGGTTATCAACAAAGACCAGTGGTGCAACGTTCTAGAGTTCAGCAGGACAATCAACCTAGACCTCAGTAACTATGACGAGGATGGAGCCT GGCCCGTTTTGTTGGATGAGTTTGTGGAATGGTacaaagaaagagagatgtcATAG